In Silene latifolia isolate original U9 population chromosome X, ASM4854445v1, whole genome shotgun sequence, the following proteins share a genomic window:
- the LOC141623300 gene encoding uncharacterized protein LOC141623300, giving the protein MEDRKDKQKNVSWLSVPQFGDWDQKGAFPDYSVDFSKIREMRKQNKRDPSRASLGNEDEFINPTAPVNKAQDVERHFVQSHSPTARKSFLSYFNCCVRA; this is encoded by the exons AAAAATGTGTCATGGCTATCTGTGCCACAATTTGGAGACTGGGACCAGAAGGGGGCGTTCCCTGATTACTCTGTTGATTTCTCGAAAATTCGAGAAATGAGGAAGCAGAACAAGAGGGATCCTTCAAGGGCTAGTCTTGGTAATGAAGACGAGTTCATCAATCCTACGGCTCCAGTTAACAAAGCACAAGACGTGGAACGCCATTTTGTTCAAAGCCACTCTCCAACT GCTAGAAAGAGCTTCCTAAGCTACTTCAACTGCTGCGTGAGAGCCTAA